The Anoplopoma fimbria isolate UVic2021 breed Golden Eagle Sablefish chromosome 10, Afim_UVic_2022, whole genome shotgun sequence sequence GCTATATTTTTACGTTTATGTGTTTAATAATATCGAAGCGTTTCATTTATAACAATGCAACAGTCAACAGTACATTTTATAAACCGATATGTGCGTGTTAACTTTTACTTTGTAAATAGTAAGGGCTGTAGTGaagtagtataaagtagcaaagaaatattcaagtaaagcACAAGAACCTCAAAACTGTACTCCAACACAGTACTTAGTTATGTTCCACCATGGCCTGTACTTCCGTTCTCCTCTCTGCACCTATAACACAGCATGCAGAAGATCACAGAAACTTCCAGTAAGTTTCTCCCCAACCCTCAGTGCAGCTGTCGATTTTATAACCACGTACGTTTATCAAGCTTCTCCAAATTTCCACCCTGACACTGCCTCAACCACCCTTGCAAGAATGTGAAATAtgtttgcatgttgaaaaaaaaaaataataccacTTTATTCTGTCTGGATTCTTTTTTCAATGTTAGTGTTAGCTGAACGTCTTGGCAGCGGTCAGCCCCCTAAACACACAGATAGACTTCCCGGTCGTCTccagtggaggaagaaaaagggacGTCCAAGAATACTGATTGTTTTGGTTCATTCCTCACATTTATGTGTACGTCTCGTTGGAAGGGGCTCCACGTGTACTTAACATTGACAAAGGCAAAAACTTGACATGTCGACTcaaaacgtttttgtttttttttgcttcagcTTGTTAAGATGTGAGAGGAAGGCAATTAATTTTGCTGTATTTGGATGAGTCGTATGAAACCACTGGAGAGTCATGAAAACCCAACTATTTCTGAGCCCACGCTATGAGGAGGAAGCAATAGAAAAGGGCTCTGCATTTCATTAAATCATGTCTTTTCTAATGCAAACAGGACAAAGAAATGCTAATGTGGCTGAAGGGGGATGTTTTTCAGTGGCCGTATACGCTTACCGTACTGTACCGCATTGTACTGGGTTGTCTCGTTTTGGCTGTGCGCTGTCATGTGCTGTTTCATCCCGTTCTACTTTGTGCCATATTCTTGGTGGTTTTGAAAGTGAGGAGctttcagctgtgtgtgtgtgtgtgtgtttttgtgtgtgtgtgtgtgtgtgtgtgtgtgtgtccgtctgtgGGGCCCAGGAATGAAGCCCACTGCCACAGCATCCAGTGACCTAATGCAAAAGGCAGCAGGGTCTAGCACCAGTCACCATTCTCTCTGCGTGCTTCGTCTCTTCCCCCCTCTCCAGTGATTATGGTCTCTCCTGTCACTAAGCACTTTGTCACGCTTGGCCGAAAACCATGATGGGGGCTGGGGGGGTTGTTGGGGTGCAGGAATGTCACTTGCATAGATGGACTGTAGCTGGATGTGTTGCAGACAGAGCAACATGCCGTAGGTCATAGGTTGTAGTTTTAGCATACAGAAGTGAACTGATGAATAGATATCGAGGCTTTCCTGTGAGAactgtgcttttaaaaatgaaaaatataaaatatcaactTGTCATGATCACATCTGCACAGTAAATacaaagctacagccagcaggcAGTAAGCTTAACTTAGCACAAGGACAGGAAACCACTAACTTGGCTCTATctataggtaaaaaaaaatccaaccagCACATCTAAAGCTAAATAAAAGCCATAGTGTAAAACCATCAGTTTGCCTTTTAAGTTTATCAGAAAATTTTGGAGATAGTTTTCACCAGACATTGACAACATGGTAATCTGTGCTCAAGATGCTCAATATCATGTCGCTTTATGTATCTCGGCCCATTTGGAACAGGCTGATTGCTTGGCCTACGTTGTTGCTGCTTGCGGCTTTCTCGAGAACCGCTCATCCAACAACTTCTCACTAGACTCTGCACTTCCTTGGTTCCTCAGTAGTACAGTCACCAAGTGTGAAGCCCACCGGGTTATCGGTGGTCGAGAATAGCAGCAGTTGGCTATATTGCTTTTGTGAAGCAGTCTGAAAGGATTGTGTGTTTGCAAGTTCCTCAGCTGTGCTGCTAGTGTCTGGGTCATATCCCTGAGTCAAAATATCATTACCAGGGGGTCACACCCCTGACGGGCCACCACCAAAGCTATCAGCAGGGTGTAGATGTTGTCGCCTTTACCCCAAGTCTCACGTGCACAAAGTAACAAGGCTTTCCACTGagattaatgttttaaaatgaaaaataatgaaaattggCAAAATTAACAATATAGTACTTAAATGGGGacgaaataaaaaatatatattttaaataatacttttttaaattattttttttaagttgctttGACTCAGCCAAGCAGTGCTTGAGCTTTTTATAAAGACGGTTACAGCATGATCTTCCATTTACTGCCCACCAAGACAAAGATTTCCATTCATACATATTAACATGTTCATGTCTCGTGCCACGCAGGCCCTGTGCATTCACACATGCTATAGCAGCTGTAACACtgacatatcatgaaaaactaTAAGTTCTGGCTCTGCTTCCAACACATGTATACCAAAAGTACTTAATATAGTGTGGCAACTTTCACAAAGCCCTGTGTGAAATATCACACATGAGGCCGGCCCCAAACACCTCTTCAACATTATATGTCTGAACTCGCGCTTAGTGATTGTAGTGCTTGAGGGGAACCACATTGATGCTTGCAGAGTagcgtacacaaacacacatcatacAAATTCCCTGTTAAATAATTTCCTCATACCATTAGTATATTACTCACATTGCATCGCACCATTACATTACCGAAAGCATAAGATAGATTTGAAACGCTTTATCAAAAATAGAAGTGTGTTTATCTTTTGGTTAATTTCCATCGGCGTCTTTTCAGTCTGTGTTTACAGTCGTGCCGAGTCAGTAGTGTATGTTAGAAGTCCTGCCAGGAACAAGTGTGCGCCGAGCTTAATGGGTGATCATAAAACTCTTTAGACTCCTGTCTTTTATGGGAGACGGTGGAAAAGCAGTAGGACTTTAAAGGGCATTCTCTTCATAGCTTTGGTTAACTAGAGGTGTGCTGCAGGGAAACAAAGactgtttctcttctttttccaaCAACAGCATGAGGCATTCAATAGCAACTGAGAGCCAGACGCAAATCACCTAGCTAGCTTCTAATCGGCCTGTTTTTCTGCCCCAATGCAGCATTACAACAagacctatatatatatatatatatatatatatatatatatttatttatttatttatttatttcaggatcCATTTAGATGATGATGTCAGGTAGCATGACTGTGAAAAAAGATTAGCAATATGCCAGTGATGGATCACATTACTTAAAACAGCACCGAGGAGTGCTTCAAATAGCCAGTTGCTTTGGTTCAAAGCAGACCACGTCCGCTTTCAGAAGTTATGCAGGTCTTTAACCTGTTCGGAGATATCCCCAACTACGTCTACCACCACATTCCTTgagcgtcacacacacacacacacacacacacacacacacacacacacacacacacacacacacacacacacacacacacacacacacacacacacacacacacacacacacacacacacacacacatgcagactcGTACACCCTGCCACACACATCAGCAGGGAGCAGATTGAAGGAGTCACCCAGAAGCTGTCTTTGCACCTCTGACCTCTTTCTCCTGACCTTGTGTGGGTTGAGGGTTGGAGTTGTAGCATCATGTGGTTTTCAGCGCCAGTATTCCCTAAATTAAACACCTATTCATGATTACTTTATGCCAGTATGGCATGACAAAGTTATTGCTTACGATCTGGAAAGCATAGCAATTTGGAAATCCCTCTGTAAAATTCtgaccttctttttttatccatccAGCTGTGTCAGAGCTCTCAAATTACTCTTACTGATATTCTTTACCACAGATGTTAAGTGTTGTTTAagtgaatgaatgttttttccaTCCCTGTCAGCATTTAGCTTTGCTATTAGCTGTCCTTGGCTGCTGGAATTGTCTGACCTTAAGTTTAGAGCTAACTGAAGTTTAGGGTAAATGCAAACAGCTGGATTGTGCATGCACGGTCTTTGCGCTCTTAGATTGTGCATCAGCTACATTGACATTTCATATTCCGTACTCTGATCAGTGAATAACATGAGTTGTTAAATAACCATGTGAAAATATTGAGTGACCGCATATTGAAACAGCAAGTTTTTCTAACAGGCTTTGATCTGAGGTGCTGTTTAGCCTGCAGATGCCTCGCAGTCACCCGACGGTCTTTGATTAACGGGTTTACCCATCATGCTTCAGTGTAGCAGGGATTATGTTTGTCAGGAGTGGTTACGATAACCTTTGTGTGATCGGCTGGAACGTGTTCATTTAGTttagctgtttgtgtgtgtgtgtgtgtgtctgtctgtgtgtgcgcatgtgacTCCCACACTTGGCAGGATCAAGTTAGGACTAGAAAGCTGTGACACCTGATAGTTCGTCCTTACTTAGCTTCCTTGAAGTACTGACCGTTATGAGATTGGACTGGTTTAAAGAAGTAATTTTTTGATGTGTGATTTAAAGAGAGTAGTATTTTGCAATTATTCTCGACGGCAATCACGTTTGGTAAAACTACACAGTACAGTAGCACATGCAAATTTTTGCAGTTTTCTTCAGTAGCATAGAACATAATGTTTAACTTTTCAATGGAAAACCCCCCCTTTGTTTTGATGAATGCTCTGGTCCTGAATATAAAACCCCAGCCTTGAAGAAAGACATAGCCAGACAGGGCTTTGCTGCCACAGTCTGGGTTTATGATTCAAGTTATTAATTTGTTTGGCTTCTCCAAATACTGCAATCCCATGATGCtccagtgtgtttttcttaccaGTGTAAGTTGCTGTAGCTTCAGTGATGTAAGGCATAGTGTAATTAAGGGCTGAAACTAACAATTATAATCATCATcaataatctgctgattatttttcttaattagttgatttattcttttggtgaaaaatcataattttccaatggagaaataaaattaattttactGCGATTAAATCTAAAACAAATTCTCTCATTTGTGCTGGACCCAGAGGATGTGTGTTTACTGAAAAAGGGCTTAAACGATTAATTGATAACCAAAATAGTTGCAGACCGATTTTCTGTCGATTGACTTTTCAATTAATCGACTATTTCTTCCAACTCTAGAGGACTTTAAGGGTAAATACTGGGTATTTCCGCTTTTTTGAAACATAAAGTGACTTCAGGGCTTGCTGAATGTGAGACTGTCTACTTACAGTGTCATTGGTTCACCTGCGGCAGTTTTCATTGTTTAACGCCTTCCTTGTACATACTTCACATTCTACCACAAACTATGTGACGTTTCTGGATGTTTGGTACTTGTATAGCTTTTTACATGATGCATGAaactttaattaactttttcgTGAGGTAGACAGCTGTCTTTACAAAGTCAGCACCTGTGTTACTTTATCAGTTGGTTTACACTGGGCTAGTTTTCTGCTCACTATGTTTCCCTTTTAGTTGCTGGTCTTACTTTCTTAGAAACAGAAATGGAGGGGAGAGATGTGTTAGTTACACTGCTGAACAATAAAGAGCAAGAACAATTAGCCCGACATAATTTAGACATAGACCCTTTAAAATGAGTCTGTGTAAACCCAGATTTAACCCCTGCTCAGCTTTACTTCAATCTTTCCTCTTCAGCTAGTGCCCCAGGACATATCAAACACACCCCATGTCTTTGTATCTGTGGGTTTCTTTAAACAAATTACGCCAACATGGGTTTCTTATGGGATTATGCAGAACAGCTGTGAGACATTATAACTAGAAAGCATGCTTATAGTTGTACATATAGGCTTTCTGACTTAAGATCATCTGTCCTACCAAAGATGCTGGTGATGTGGTGTGCCATGTGGTTTGAGACAGAGGTGCGGGTGTGGAAGGTGGAGGGTGTTACACCAGAGACCTGTAATGAGACTCTGCAGCGATCCCCTCCAACATGGTTCCCATCAGGGAGACTTGCACTTGTGGCAGAAAATCCAGCCCTGTAGCAAATGCTTTATCTGGATTCAATCAAATCCGCTTCTCCCAAGACATGCCCACAAAACTAGGAATACCATGCACTTTAAGTTTGATGATATTCAGATTGGTTTCTTTTAAAATTGCATATTAAATAAATCCCTTTTAAAATTTTAAAGAAGCAAAAGTTGATAAGATAACGCTTTTTCTTTATCCGTTTTGGCACTGCAGTTTGGCTCAACTCAGTGAGTACTTAACAGCATTATTTCATTCCGTGCCAAGAGACGTCAATCTACTTTATCACGAACACTCGTTTATCATTCTTATTTACCCCCCGATTTAGTCATCACCCATTCCCCATGTGTACTGTGGTCTGTGACACTGCTGACACCCACAAGAGCTGCCTCTTCTCTCCTGGCAGTCACTTTCACACTATTTCCCCCCTCAGACCCTTTATTTCTGATGCTGTGGTAAAACATGCTGCTTACTCAACATTCTGCTcaggaggagcaagaggagaCGGTTCAAGGAAGAACATTTGTATTATTGATGTGTCAGCATCGCATAGGGCGATGCATGGCAAACATCCAAGCTCTTCTTAGGCCGAAGGGTCAACTGGCCAGCTGGCTCTGCTCGGAGACTCCATATTCAATGTTCTCACCTTCCACAGTGTACTTTAAGGACGGGGCCAAAAATTACAGTGTGCTTGCCTGTAATAATTTCGGAAAGCAGGTGTCCGAAACAGCAGGGTAAAGATGACTCATAACCGTTGCCATGGAAGTGCAGGAGCTGATGCTCCCGCCTGGGGAccctcacttcctgtcacatCAGGCTCTGCTGTGTCCAGATTTCCTGTCCGCCTGAGAATTGAAGATTAGACGGCAAACAAGTTGTTCTGTTTTTCCGCCATGGAGCATACTCTGAAATTATTTCTCGCTATCGTGTCTTTATCAGAACCACAACTCAATGAATGCATTCAGGCCTTTTTTCCCTCAAGTGCGACACCTCAGAGTATATTTTTCATTCCACTCTTGCAAAGCCTCAATCCTCCCTCCTTTATTTTATCTAAGCAAGTCCCTGAGCATGTTTGGCAGCGCCTACATTGTTCTGAATCAGCGAGTCCTCTATAAgggttttcattgttttattgattgctCCTAATCTCTGgttggaaacatcatgctttaaCTGAGATTACCACACTGATCTTCCCCTGCAGCTCATTCTTTCCACATTGTATATTATCCTTTGGGTCAGCTAGTTTTGGACTGTTAACAATATGTTGAGTTCTTTGTTTGTCCTGAGGATAGATAATGCATGTATGTGCCTGTGTAGAAATGCACACCGGAGATCTCTCCAGCTGCTGCCTGGTAGCAAAGGGGTGGGTCTCCTCTGTCAGCACAGGCAGGAATGCTCTGCACACTCAGCGTTTTAtacagacatacaaacacagcGAGGGAGAGAGTCTTACTATTAGCCTTATGTGAATCCAGTTCACGTGCTCACATGTCATTTTTCATACAACGGTTTTACTCGTACTTAACTCACTTGTGAAGTAAACCAGCAATAACTCAGGCCTTGTTTGTGGCTTCAGAAATGAAAACTGTGTCAAGCCACAAGCTGTATAAATGATTAGCAGGTCTTTCACAGgaaagttattttaaaacacatctgTGCATAGTTTGATAAAAGGTTGTTGAGTTTGTAAAGCAGGCTGTTTGATTTAAAGATGAAGGCAAAGATTCATGCACATGTTTTGTAGGCCTGGGATGGAAACTTTTCTGTCGTCAGTTTATTTTAACTGTCcagatcctcctcctctcaaacTTTTTGTGCCTTACGTTGTTTAAGATTTTCCTTGTTGCCTTTTAACATCTGTACACATGGAAAAaagactgttttcaacatgtgTTGCCTGCATAATAACAATGATGAAACCTAATTTCTTACACTTTTTGTTGCTTCACAGAAGAGGTCGACTATGCTAACTACGGCAGCAACACGATAACTCGTAAGAAGAAGGCAGTGGTCGCACTGCGCAATAATGACATCAACCGCAAGCGGCCACACATCCGCATCGGCATGCCGCAGGACTTCCGGCCCGTCTCCTCCATCATTGATGTGGACATCCTGCCTGAATCCCACCGCCGTGTTCGACTGTATCGCCACGGCTCGGACAAACCCCTGGGCTTTTACATCCGAGATGGAACCAGCGTTCGCGTGACCCCGCACGGGCTCGAGAAAGTCCCCGGCATCTTCATATCTCGGATGGTGCCTGGAGGGTTGGCTGAGAGCACCGGGCTGCTGGCGGTTAACGATGAGGTGCTGGAGGTTAACGGCATCGAAGTGACTGGGAAGTCCTTAGATCAGGTAACGGATATGATGATTGCCAACAGCCACAACCTGATTGTGACCGTCAAGCCGGTGAACCAGCGCAATAACGTGGTCCGCAGCAGCCGGATCTCTGGGAGTTCAGGCCAGTCGTCTGACAGCAGCGGATCGACGGGTTACCCGAGTTTGTCAGTGGCGTCCATGGGGGCGATGTCCTCTGGAGCACATGGTTACCAAGACGATCTGGAGAGTGACGAAGAGACAGATATTGTCATTGAGAGCAGCATCAAGCGGCCTTCTCAGAGGTCCAATGCTTCCCTGGCGTCCAGTGCGTCTCGCACACACCAGCAGACACCGACGACAGCTTCAGGCCCAGCGGCACCTCCAAGCCCGCCCACACGTCCTTCATCGGTGGTCTCCACTGCCTCCTTCCACTCCCAGCCGAGCCTCAACGGAGgatcccaccaccaccaccaccaccatcaccaccacagcagcagcctcagctACCAGCTCCACAGAGACCTGAACCTTCAGCACAACCCGCACCAGCAGTCCCAGCACCGTCATCACCAAGTACAGCCTCCGCATCACAGCAGCAACCCGGCCCTCCGCCACAGCAACGGCAGCCTGCACAAAATCCTCAGCTCCCTGAAAACGGACCCACGACACAGCCTAGCACTGCCAaggggaggggtggaggaggacggCACCGTCATTACCCTATAAtacttataaacacacacacacacacacacacacacacacacggacagaaACATCCCAACTGCTCAGAGACTTAAACTGGAAAACCAGGCCGGATAAATATGAGCTTGAGTATGTTCTGTCAGATACAAATTTTGtgacttctgtttgtttttaaagagatCATTGATAATTGGAAGTTACAAGCCAGGAAACaaggaaaatgttttgtatatatttcctgtattttttaaagttgtctTTGTCTTACATCAAAAGATTTGTACGTATGTATGTCATAAGCATCAGAACAAATAACTGTTTTTAGGCGAGTCCACTGTATCTTAGAATTCTGAATGTGCCTACAGCCTAATATCTTTTGTTAGTGACCACTTTTATTAAGATCCTTTTCATTCTTATTACTGGGACCAATTTGGGGTTGCTTTATGGATGTTTTTAAAGAGTAAATCTATATTTCTTATATTCTGATAAATGCTGTTTagagtatgattttttttaatagttctTTTATGCATTGATGATTGTGATCAAATCCTTGTATCTGTTCCAATAAATTATTCTAAGTCTGCGAACTAGAAATGTGATATTTGGTTCAGCAGTTACATTTATGGATAATGGTTACATTTTTGAGGTGCAACAACTTCATAGCCATCAAAAATGCTATGGCTATATAGTTTTTTTACCATTAAAATTACAATTTTCTGTTAGTGTTTTAAGACTGAAAATAGTCAGTGAAATATAATTAAGGACTAAAAGAAGTTCTTAAGGATTTAACTTTACAGAAATGTAACACTGACAGCAGAAAGTTTGTGAGATTCAATTATTCTTGGATAAACCTCATCCCTAATATCACTTTTCACTTAGTTGCAGGTGCATAAATTCGctatgatttgatttgtttcatcAAACATTTGTAGCAAAGAAACGCTTTGTCTACTTAACATACAGTAGATGCAGGTTTAAAGTATTTACAAGGACAATGTGACATCCTGAGATATTTCCAGCTTTACAGGGTTTTAATGAAAACTACGGAACAACACACAACAAGTTTTGGTTTAAGCCCCTCATAAACTAAAGTCAGAGGCTTTTCTTCAGACTCACTGTTGACAGTCAACAAAGCAAATCATTATGGCAGAGGCTGACATCCCAAATTGTTCACCAACAGCTGCATCTGTATACCAGGAATGCATAACCACAAAACATGTCGTAAAGGGGTGTGACTCTGCTTATTCTGGAAATAACTGGTAGTGTTATAACCATTCTACAGTAAAAAAGTGTGAAGATTTTTTCGTTTCAGTGCCTACAACAAACTAGGCAAAACACTGATTATTGATAATATGACTATTCAAAGTTGCACTTTAGAGCACTTTTCATTGTCACTTTAACCTGCATCAAGTTCATACCTGCTGAAGGCAGTAGTCAGGTTTAGTAGGATGCATAAGTCAAGTTACATCACAAAATAATTTGCTCTGGACACCACATGGTGATGATGGACTATCTGAAGATTGACTTCCTTTTATCAGACACAGCCAGTCTTAATCATCATCCAAGCTATTCAACATGGACATCCAGCAGCTCTGTCCTTGGTCAGAGACCCGCCAGCAGCAGCAAGCGCCTTTCACCTCTCTGCTAATGAATGTTTGTCTGCTGCGTTTACTTAAGATGCCCCACTGCTCAAACATCTAATGGATCATTGACACCAACTGGTCCGCTTTCCACCAATCAGCAGCCGATTTGAGTGTATTGGTTGGTTACAAATCTTGaaagtcacacaacaacacacactttcctATCAGTGTCTTTAACATAAACTTTAAATCATGGGCAACATGCATATGAAGTATAAAAGTAAATAGCAGAAGACCTGCACATGCAGTAGGTCCCTCTAAAATGAAATAGTCGTAGCACTACTGACTAAAGGAAGAACTATGCTGTGGTCATATGTGACACAGATGGTCAGCAGGCAATTTGAGTTTCAAGTGTATAACGATTAAAGCTGACAAAGTCTTGttaaagattacatttaaaaataacaaaaaataaggaCATTCAAAACTTAATGtgcaaaaaatacttaaatgggATCATCTGACCatgttcaaatatattttagtttaagTGGGGAATCAATGCTGCATCTTCCCTCCAAATAAACAGATCAATTATATTTCACAATAAGTCAAATGTCTAAAGTTAAACTTTCTTTTAACCAATGTGATAGTTAATGTCTCTGCATAACAGTCCATTTCCATGCAGTATTTCTGGCTGCCATCTGCTGGCCGAGACTGCAACAACATAGCATAGTCTTGAAATGTACAATACAGACTATGAACATCCGTTTCACAAAAGACTGAcatctgcattttataattgaTCTGACAATAATTTTGTCAGATCAGGGCTTTGCTTCAAACcatttttctgaaaaacacatccCAGCTGCAGATTTTTCTGTGAGTGTTGGTGATTATTGgtctttgtttcatttgctttagggttttgtgtttgtatttgtatttgctttgacttcaataatacatttaccAATATTTATCTGAAATTAGGACAAAGAGTGAAAGTTTgcttctgcattttctttttttttttttttttttgcgctaCACTGTTTTGACCCTTACGAGTCACCATCGACTGCACAACACACGTGATCCAGTCAGTTGACAGGGCAAAACACGGCAGTAGAGAGAGCAGAAAAGACGGGCGACATGGACCATCATCGGCTTGACAGGGTGGGCCTTCTGTCCCCCCTGGAGGAGTCCAGCGCTGAGATAAGCAGAGACAGCGGCATCGTCTCACAAAGTGCGAGCAGTCTGTCCATGGTGAGCGACATCCTCAGCAGCGGCACCGTGTCGCAGAGCCCCAGCTTTGGTGCAGCGGCCAACGTTATCTCCCAGAGCCCGAGCCTCAACGGGGCGGCGGAGCTTGGGACACCCGACCAGCAGTACccggaggaggacgaggaggtcCTGAGACAAGCCGCCCTCAGCTACTCCTCCTACATCAAGGCGACAGCTGGAGAAGAGGTATGTGCTCATGGCTTCTACACAAGAGAGACACCAGGTTTTGTAAACACAGTAGACACACAGGTTTTTGTGAACTGTATGTTagctgtggacacacacacacacacacacacacacacacacacacacacacacacacacacacacacacacacacacacacattactgcaGTGGCTGTGGTTTCTACTGTATGTTagtgtagcacacacacacacacacacacacacacacaca is a genomic window containing:
- the pard6gb gene encoding par-6 family cell polarity regulator gamma b isoform X2 — translated: MNRSFTRSQPLRNADCNAVEVKSKYGAEFRRFSVDRVKPGKFEEFYKLILHIHRIANMEVMIGYADIHGDLLPINNDDNFCKAVSTAHPLLRIIIQRQEVDYANYGSNTITRKKKAVVALRNNDINRKRPHIRIGMPQDFRPVSSIIDVDILPESHRRVRLYRHGSDKPLGFYIRDGTSVRVTPHGLEKVPGIFISRMVPGGLAESTGLLAVNDEVLEVNGIEVTGKSLDQVTDMMIANSHNLIVTVKPVNQRNNVVRSSRISGSSGQSSDSSGSTGYPSLSVASMGAMSSGAHGYQDDLESDEETDIVIESSIKRPSQRSNASLASSASRTHQQTPTTASGPAAPPSPPTRPSSVVSTASFHSQPSLNGGSHHHHHHHHHHSSSLSYQLHRDLNLQHNPHQQSQHRHHQVQPPHHSSNPALRHSNGSLHKILSSLKTDPRHSLALPRGGVEEDGTVITL
- the pard6gb gene encoding par-6 family cell polarity regulator gamma b isoform X1, producing MNRSFTRSQPLRNADCNAVEVKSKYGAEFRRFSVDRVKPGKFEEFYKLILHIHRIANMEVMIGYADIHGDLLPINNDDNFCKAVSTAHPLLRIIIQRQEEVDYANYGSNTITRKKKAVVALRNNDINRKRPHIRIGMPQDFRPVSSIIDVDILPESHRRVRLYRHGSDKPLGFYIRDGTSVRVTPHGLEKVPGIFISRMVPGGLAESTGLLAVNDEVLEVNGIEVTGKSLDQVTDMMIANSHNLIVTVKPVNQRNNVVRSSRISGSSGQSSDSSGSTGYPSLSVASMGAMSSGAHGYQDDLESDEETDIVIESSIKRPSQRSNASLASSASRTHQQTPTTASGPAAPPSPPTRPSSVVSTASFHSQPSLNGGSHHHHHHHHHHSSSLSYQLHRDLNLQHNPHQQSQHRHHQVQPPHHSSNPALRHSNGSLHKILSSLKTDPRHSLALPRGGVEEDGTVITL